The following coding sequences lie in one Arachis ipaensis cultivar K30076 chromosome B05, Araip1.1, whole genome shotgun sequence genomic window:
- the LOC107641124 gene encoding uncharacterized protein LOC107641124, with protein MNYLRGRAERKRSRFTYSVFAQQRIKANMQRAGNIVVQRFDRQNEVFEVREMPNEKVLVVDLARQTCDCGHFQVERLPCRHVIACCANQRLDWQLYVHDVYMTTEVRKVYIFEFVPLSDAETWPAYQGPALVANPALRRTLKGRPKSTRYLNEMDSRDMHSPRICRLCDA; from the coding sequence ATGAACTATTTACGTGGAAGAGCCGAACGCAAGCGTTCCAGATTTACTTACTCTGTATTTGCACAACAGCGGATCAAAGCAAATATGCAACGTGCTGGAAATATAGTTGTGCAACGGTTTGATAGACAAAACGAGGTGTTTGAGGTGCGTGAAATGCCTAATGAAAAGGTGTTGGTAGTTGATCTTGCGCGACAGACGTGTGACTGTGGACACTTTCAGGTGGAACGACTACCATGTCGACATGTTATTGCTTGTTGTGCCAACCAGCGACTCGACTGGCAGCTGTATGTTCATGATGTGTACATGACGACAGAAGTTCGTAAGGTCTATATATTTGAGTTCGTACCATTAAGCGATGCAGAAACATGGCCTGCTTATCAGGGACCCGCATTGGTCGCTAATCCTGCCTTGAGGCGCACGTTGAAAGGTCGTCCCAAGTCGACCCGATACCTGAATGAAATGGATTCACGTGACATGCATAGTCCTCGGATATGCCGTCTATGTGATGCTTAG
- the LOC107641122 gene encoding uncharacterized protein LOC107641122: MDCANIIAWNVRGARNKLARVHLKQLVKNFHPYVFIILETHCAFQKMAVFWNRLGYTPIHIEEAQGHSGGIWVLSAWPGVSCNVVAASSQVVCVEFSNGGFSWVYAAIYASSVPSIREEAWRVLTYFSRNYSGPLLAIGDFNEILLSSEVKGGNFVSRRAERFGALLDECGLIDLGAHESLYTWFRHMQGNRFISKRLDRAVATDAWCFRFPKSYVENLTRMHSDHCPIMMRCQGNDRRVGVKPFRFQVAWSYHPSFSSVVRGAWDKGRPNPIRCFSQVRDDTLAFNRDVFGNIFERKKELERRVTSIQQRMERVDALSLIQEKRELQAKYSNLLMQEELFWYQKSREH, translated from the coding sequence ATGGATTGTGCAAACATTATAGCTTGGAATGTGAGAGGAGCTAGAAATAAGCTGGCTCGGGTGCATCTGAAACAATTGGTAAAGAATTTTCATCCGTATGTTTTTATCATTTTAGAGACTCATTGTGCTTTCCAAAAGATGGCTGTCTTTTGGAACAGATTAGGTTATACTCCTATTCATATTGAAGAAGCTCAGGGGCATAGTGGAGGTATTTGGGTGCTCTCTGCATGGCCCGGAGTATCTTGCAATGTCGTGGCAGCGAGTTCGCAAGTGGTGTGTGTTGAGTTTTCGAATGGCGGTTTCTCTTGGGTCTATGCAGCAATTTATGCAAGTTCCGTTCCTAGCATAAGGGAAGAAGCTTGGAGGGTTTTGACATATTTTTCCAGAAATTATTCAGGTCCTTTATTAGCTATTGGGGATTTTAATGAGATCCTTCTTTCATCCGAGGTTAAAGGTGGGAACTTTGTCTCTCGAAGGGCAGAGCGGTTTGGAGCTCTCCTAGATGAGTGTGGTTTGATTGATTTGGGAGCTCATGAATCTTTGTACACTTGGTTCAGGCATATGCAGGGTAATCGGTTCATCTCGAAGAGGTTGGATAGGGCTGTGGCTACTGATGCTTGGTGCTTTCGTTTTCCGAAAAGCTATGTGGAGAATTTGACGAGGATGCATTCTGACCACTGTCCCATTATGATGCGATGTCAAGGTAATGATAGAAGAGTCGGGGTAAAACCTTTTCGTTTTCAAGTAGCTTGGTCTTATCACCCAAGTTTTTCGTCAGTGGTCAGGGGTGCTTGGGACAAGGGTAGACCCAATCCTATTCGTTGCTTTTCTCAGGTCAGAGATGATACTTTGGCCTTTAACCGAGATGTATTTGggaatatttttgaaagaaagaaggaaTTAGAGAGGCGTGTGACCAGTATCCAACAGAGAATGGAGAGAGTTGATGCTTTATCTCTTATACAGGAAAAAAGGGAGTTACAAGCTAAATATAGTAATCTGCTTATGCAAGAGGAGTTGTTTTGGTATCAAAAATCCCGAGAGCACTAG
- the LOC107642083 gene encoding pentatricopeptide repeat-containing protein At1g62910-like isoform X1, which yields MLSSSTSRITFISRYSLLQIPNFVSFPSSSSLHSHSEPPCLREVDEAVDSFTRMLSMRRPPSIIQFTKILGSLAKTNHFSTAISLFQQLQARGIAPDLFTLSIVINCCCGMGRMTLAFSVLAKIFRMDYQPDTVTLNTLVKGLFLCGSVEKAVSFHDRVLAHGFQFNQVTYGTLINGLCKTGHTSAAIQVLRKIPRYGIAPNVFMYNAIIDSLCKDTLVSQAFQLFSEMLAKGISPNVITYSSLIFGLCLMGQYKEAIDLLSDMVLRNITPNVYTYNTLVDGLCKEGKIKDAKSVLAVMAKHGVKLDVVTYNSLMDGYCLVNQVNRAKYIFNTMAQIRVLPNVRSYSIMINGFCKSKMVDEALNLFEEMHRKNLVPGTVTYSTLIDGLSKSKRISRALELLIEMHHRGQPANVVTYSSLLDGMFKNQQPNEAFMLFNQMKECAIDTDIFTYNILIDGLCKGGRLIDAKEIFQDLSVKGYPPNVRTYNIMINGLCKEGLFEEALALLSKMEGNGCLPDAVTFETIIRALFEKDENDMAEKLLREMVARGLLN from the coding sequence ATGTTGTCATCCTCAACCTCAAGGATCACTTTCATTTCTAGGTATTCTCTTCTCCAAATCCCTAATTTTGTTTCCTTCCCGTCCTCTTCATCCCTTCACTCTCATTCTGAGCCCCCATGCCTTCGTGAAGTTGATGAAGCTGTTGATTCCTTCACTCGCATGCTCTCTATGCGTCGCCCTCCATCCATCATTCAATTCACCAAGATTTTGGGATCTCTTGCCAAGACCAACCATTTCTCCACCGCCATTTCCCTTTTTCAGCAATTGCAAGCCAGGGGAATCGCTCCCGACTTATTTACTTTGAGCATCGTAATTAATTGTTGTTGCGGCATGGGTCGTATGACGCTTGCTTTCTCTGTATTGGCCAAGATTTTCAGAATGGATTATCAACCTGATACGGTAACATTGAATACACTCGTTAAAGGCCTCTTTCTCTGTGGTAGTGTTGAAAAAGCAGTGAGCTTTCATGATAGAGTGCTGGCTCATGGATTTCAGTTTAATCAAGTCACTTATGGGACCTTGATCAATGGGCTGTGTAAGACCGGACACACGTCAGCTGCTATTCAAGTGTTGAGAAAGATCCCACGGTATGGCATTGCTCCTAATGTCTTCATGTACAACGCAATTATTGATAGCCTCTGCAAGGATACACTTGTAAGTCAggcttttcaattattttctgaAATGCTTGCTAAGGGAATTTCTCCTAATGTTATCACATACAGTTCTCTCATTTTTGGATTGTGTCTTATGGGTCAATATAAGGAAGCCATTGATTTGTTAAGTGATATGGTGCTTAGAAACATTACTCCTAATGTTTATACCTATAATACTTTGGTTGATGGGCTATGCAAGGAAGGAAAGATCAAAGATGCTAAGAGTGTATTGGCTGTAATGGCAAAACATGGTGTGAAACTAGATGTGGTTACTTATAACAGCTTAATGGATGGATATTGTTTGGTTAATCAGGTAAATAGGGCAAAATATATATTCAACACAATGGCCCAAATTAGAGTGTTGCCCAATGTTCGAAGTTACAGTATCATGATTAATGGCTTCTGCAAAAGTAAAATGGTCGATGAAGCCTTGAATCTCTTTGAAGAAATGCATCGCAAGAACTTGGTTCCAGGCACGGTAACTTACAGCACTCTTATTGATGGCttgagcaaatcaaagagaatctCCCGTGCTTTGGAGCTTCTTATCGAGATGCATCATAGAGGTCAACCCGCTAATGTAGTCACTTACAGTTCATTGTTGGATGGGATGTTCAAAAACCAACAACCTAACGAGGCATTTATGTTATTCAATCAAATGAAAGAGTGTGCCATTGATACAGATATATTCACTTACAATATACTTATAGATGGCCTATGCAAAGGTGGAAGACTTATAGATGCAAAAGAGATTTTTCAAGATCTTTCCGTTAAAGGCTATCCTCCAAATGTGAGGACATACAATATTATGATCAATGGGCTCTGCAAAGAGGGCTTGTTTGAAGAAGCATTGGCACTCTTGTCAAAAATGGAAGGCAATGGTTGCTTACCAGATGCTGTGACTTTTGAAACTATTATTCGTGCTttgtttgaaaaagatgagaatgaCATGGCGGAGAAACTTCTTCGGGAAATGGTTGCTAGAGGCTTATTGAATTGA
- the LOC107642083 gene encoding putative pentatricopeptide repeat-containing protein At1g12700, mitochondrial isoform X2, translated as MLSMRRPPSIIQFTKILGSLAKTNHFSTAISLFQQLQARGIAPDLFTLSIVINCCCGMGRMTLAFSVLAKIFRMDYQPDTVTLNTLVKGLFLCGSVEKAVSFHDRVLAHGFQFNQVTYGTLINGLCKTGHTSAAIQVLRKIPRYGIAPNVFMYNAIIDSLCKDTLVSQAFQLFSEMLAKGISPNVITYSSLIFGLCLMGQYKEAIDLLSDMVLRNITPNVYTYNTLVDGLCKEGKIKDAKSVLAVMAKHGVKLDVVTYNSLMDGYCLVNQVNRAKYIFNTMAQIRVLPNVRSYSIMINGFCKSKMVDEALNLFEEMHRKNLVPGTVTYSTLIDGLSKSKRISRALELLIEMHHRGQPANVVTYSSLLDGMFKNQQPNEAFMLFNQMKECAIDTDIFTYNILIDGLCKGGRLIDAKEIFQDLSVKGYPPNVRTYNIMINGLCKEGLFEEALALLSKMEGNGCLPDAVTFETIIRALFEKDENDMAEKLLREMVARGLLN; from the coding sequence ATGCTCTCTATGCGTCGCCCTCCATCCATCATTCAATTCACCAAGATTTTGGGATCTCTTGCCAAGACCAACCATTTCTCCACCGCCATTTCCCTTTTTCAGCAATTGCAAGCCAGGGGAATCGCTCCCGACTTATTTACTTTGAGCATCGTAATTAATTGTTGTTGCGGCATGGGTCGTATGACGCTTGCTTTCTCTGTATTGGCCAAGATTTTCAGAATGGATTATCAACCTGATACGGTAACATTGAATACACTCGTTAAAGGCCTCTTTCTCTGTGGTAGTGTTGAAAAAGCAGTGAGCTTTCATGATAGAGTGCTGGCTCATGGATTTCAGTTTAATCAAGTCACTTATGGGACCTTGATCAATGGGCTGTGTAAGACCGGACACACGTCAGCTGCTATTCAAGTGTTGAGAAAGATCCCACGGTATGGCATTGCTCCTAATGTCTTCATGTACAACGCAATTATTGATAGCCTCTGCAAGGATACACTTGTAAGTCAggcttttcaattattttctgaAATGCTTGCTAAGGGAATTTCTCCTAATGTTATCACATACAGTTCTCTCATTTTTGGATTGTGTCTTATGGGTCAATATAAGGAAGCCATTGATTTGTTAAGTGATATGGTGCTTAGAAACATTACTCCTAATGTTTATACCTATAATACTTTGGTTGATGGGCTATGCAAGGAAGGAAAGATCAAAGATGCTAAGAGTGTATTGGCTGTAATGGCAAAACATGGTGTGAAACTAGATGTGGTTACTTATAACAGCTTAATGGATGGATATTGTTTGGTTAATCAGGTAAATAGGGCAAAATATATATTCAACACAATGGCCCAAATTAGAGTGTTGCCCAATGTTCGAAGTTACAGTATCATGATTAATGGCTTCTGCAAAAGTAAAATGGTCGATGAAGCCTTGAATCTCTTTGAAGAAATGCATCGCAAGAACTTGGTTCCAGGCACGGTAACTTACAGCACTCTTATTGATGGCttgagcaaatcaaagagaatctCCCGTGCTTTGGAGCTTCTTATCGAGATGCATCATAGAGGTCAACCCGCTAATGTAGTCACTTACAGTTCATTGTTGGATGGGATGTTCAAAAACCAACAACCTAACGAGGCATTTATGTTATTCAATCAAATGAAAGAGTGTGCCATTGATACAGATATATTCACTTACAATATACTTATAGATGGCCTATGCAAAGGTGGAAGACTTATAGATGCAAAAGAGATTTTTCAAGATCTTTCCGTTAAAGGCTATCCTCCAAATGTGAGGACATACAATATTATGATCAATGGGCTCTGCAAAGAGGGCTTGTTTGAAGAAGCATTGGCACTCTTGTCAAAAATGGAAGGCAATGGTTGCTTACCAGATGCTGTGACTTTTGAAACTATTATTCGTGCTttgtttgaaaaagatgagaatgaCATGGCGGAGAAACTTCTTCGGGAAATGGTTGCTAGAGGCTTATTGAATTGA
- the LOC110262360 gene encoding pentatricopeptide repeat-containing protein At1g62910-like, giving the protein MVDEALNLFEEMHRKNLVPDTVTYSTLIDGLSKSKRISRLLILLIEMHHRGQPANVVTYSSLLDGMFKNNEAFKEMKESGIDPDIFTYNILIDGLCKSGRLIDAKENFQDLSVKGYRPNVRTYNIMINGLCKEGLFEEALALLSKMEGNGCLPDAVTFETIIRALFEKDENDMAEKLLRGMVARGLLN; this is encoded by the coding sequence ATGGTCGATGAAGCCTTGAATCTCTTTGAAGAAATGCATCGCAAGAACTTGGTTCCAGACACGGTAACTTACAGCACTCTTATTGATGGCttgagcaaatcaaagagaatctCCCGGCTTCTTATCCTTCTTATCGAGATGCATCATAGAGGTCAACCCGCTAATGTAGTCACTTACAGTTCATTGTTGGATGGGATGTTCAAAAATAACGAGGCATTCAAGGAAATGAAAGAGAGTGGCATTGATCCAGATATATTCACTTACAATATACTTATAGATGGcctatgcaaaagtggaagacttATAGATGCAAAAGAGAATTTTCAAGATCTTTCCGTTAAAGGCTATCGTCCAAATGTGAGGACATACAATATTATGATCAATGGGCTCTGCAAAGAGGGCTTGTTTGAAGAAGCATTGGCACTCTTGTCAAAAATGGAAGGCAATGGTTGCTTACCAGATGCTGTGACTTTTGAAACTATTATTCGTGCTttgtttgaaaaagatgagaatgaCATGGCGGAGAAACTTCTTCGGGGAATGGTTGCTAGAGGCTTATTGAATTGA